From Deinococcota bacterium, the proteins below share one genomic window:
- a CDS encoding cytochrome c produces MRKALILLAGGLALTGVGCGPAYRGEPILGALDISEPQVALGQRVFYANCQQCHPGGAGGLGFALNNKPLTSGMIKFQVRNGIGAMPSFSAERIGDEELDALVVYLARLREHGSEAASQ; encoded by the coding sequence TTGAGAAAGGCTCTCATCCTGCTGGCGGGCGGACTGGCGCTAACAGGGGTCGGTTGCGGTCCGGCCTATCGCGGCGAGCCTATCCTGGGAGCGCTCGACATCTCGGAGCCGCAGGTGGCTCTGGGGCAGCGAGTCTTTTATGCCAACTGCCAACAATGCCACCCAGGCGGCGCGGGAGGCCTGGGTTTCGCGCTCAACAACAAGCCGCTCACCTCGGGCATGATTAAGTTTCAGGTGCGCAACGGCATCGGCGCGATGCCGTCTTTTTCCGCGGAGAGAATCGGCGATGAGGAGCTGGACGCCCTGGTCGTGTACCTAGCGAGACTGCGAGAGCACGGCAGCGAGGCGGCAAGCCAGTGA
- a CDS encoding glucose dehydrogenase, producing MVAASLALLGLSGCFPIFESQGGGQTGFQAPREVEPADIALLEGYRIEPVATGLTFPTGVTFDDEGQVYVVEAGYSYGEAFTTPRLLRVRPDGALSVIAIGTNPPWNGVDYADGAFYIAEGGVLEGGRILRVDMNGSVTPLVKGLPSLGDHHTDGPVVRDGWVYFGQGTATNSAVVGIDSYDFGWLERFPDFRDTPCEAITLAGKNFTTPNPLTEDLQDQVTTGAFVPFGTPTEPGQVIPGQVPCNGAVMRVPLEGGPPEVVAWGFRNSFGLAWAPDGSLYVTENQYDVRGSRPVFGAGDLLWRVTPDTWYGWPDFYAGRPLTDADWFQPPGESAPGFLLAEHPGAPPEPVALLGVHSSSNGFDFSSNPAFGYAGQAFIAQFGDMAPDVGKVMAPVGFKVVRVDVESGVSEDFAVNRDPDGPASKVGGGGLERPVAVRFSPDGSDLYVVDFGVMTMSEQGPEPRAGTGVLWRIAREEKR from the coding sequence CTGGTAGCGGCGAGCCTCGCGCTGTTGGGCCTAAGCGGATGTTTCCCGATATTCGAGTCCCAAGGCGGGGGTCAGACTGGCTTTCAGGCACCTCGCGAGGTCGAGCCTGCCGACATAGCCCTGCTCGAGGGCTACCGGATCGAGCCAGTCGCCACTGGTCTCACCTTTCCCACCGGGGTGACGTTTGACGATGAGGGACAGGTGTACGTCGTCGAAGCAGGCTACTCCTACGGCGAGGCCTTCACCACGCCGCGTCTGCTGCGCGTGAGGCCTGATGGCGCGCTGAGTGTTATTGCTATAGGCACCAATCCCCCGTGGAACGGCGTTGATTATGCGGATGGCGCCTTTTACATCGCTGAGGGGGGTGTGCTCGAGGGCGGCCGCATTCTCCGTGTAGACATGAACGGCAGCGTTACGCCCCTAGTCAAGGGCCTGCCCAGCCTGGGCGACCATCACACCGACGGTCCGGTCGTCAGGGACGGCTGGGTGTACTTCGGGCAGGGAACTGCCACCAACAGTGCCGTTGTGGGAATAGACAGTTACGATTTCGGTTGGCTGGAGAGGTTTCCGGACTTCCGCGACACTCCCTGCGAGGCCATCACGCTGGCGGGCAAGAACTTTACCACCCCCAACCCCCTCACGGAAGATCTGCAGGACCAGGTCACGACGGGCGCCTTTGTGCCCTTCGGTACGCCGACGGAGCCAGGGCAGGTGATTCCGGGGCAGGTGCCTTGCAACGGCGCGGTAATGCGCGTCCCGCTCGAGGGCGGCCCACCTGAAGTGGTGGCCTGGGGCTTCCGCAATTCCTTCGGGCTGGCCTGGGCGCCCGACGGCAGCTTGTATGTGACGGAAAACCAGTACGATGTCCGCGGCAGCCGCCCCGTGTTCGGCGCCGGTGATTTGCTCTGGCGCGTTACCCCCGACACCTGGTACGGCTGGCCCGACTTCTACGCGGGCCGGCCGCTGACGGACGCGGACTGGTTCCAACCGCCGGGCGAGAGTGCACCTGGCTTTCTGCTCGCAGAGCACCCTGGCGCACCGCCCGAACCGGTGGCGCTGCTCGGCGTCCATTCTTCGTCTAACGGGTTCGACTTCTCCAGCAATCCCGCCTTTGGCTACGCTGGACAGGCGTTCATCGCCCAGTTTGGCGACATGGCCCCGGATGTCGGCAAGGTCATGGCCCCGGTGGGCTTCAAGGTGGTCCGGGTCGATGTGGAGAGCGGCGTCAGCGAGGACTTCGCCGTCAACCGCGACCCTGATGGCCCCGCTTCAAAAGTGGGGGGTGGCGGCCTCGAGCGCCCGGTGGCGGTGCGCTTCAGCCCTGACGGCAGCGACCTATACGTGGTTGATTTCGGCGTCATGACCATGAGCGAGCAGGGGCCGGAGCCTCGCGCGGGCACGGGCGTCCTCTGGCGCATCGCCAGGGAGGAAAAAAGATGA
- a CDS encoding DUF2231 domain-containing protein, whose product MLVPFPIAFLIGALATDLGYWATADPFWAEASLWLVGAGLVMGALAAVFGLTDFLTIKRARAHDAGWIHFLGNANVLVLALVNLLLRRNAPAAALLPWGLLLSTVTVALLGLTVWYGGELSYRHLIGVIGHGSKHDT is encoded by the coding sequence ATGCTGGTTCCTTTCCCGATCGCCTTTTTAATCGGAGCGCTCGCCACCGACCTTGGCTACTGGGCAACAGCTGACCCCTTCTGGGCGGAAGCCTCGCTCTGGCTGGTCGGTGCCGGACTGGTGATGGGTGCGCTGGCCGCTGTTTTCGGCCTGACCGACTTTCTCACCATCAAGCGAGCCCGCGCGCACGACGCCGGCTGGATTCACTTCCTCGGCAATGCCAACGTGCTGGTGCTGGCGCTCGTGAACCTGCTGCTGCGCCGGAACGCTCCTGCGGCAGCCCTCCTGCCCTGGGGGCTCCTCCTCTCGACTGTGACGGTTGCACTCTTGGGTTTGACGGTTTGGTACGGGGGTGAGCTTTCCTACCGGCATCTGATTGGCGTGATCGGGCACGGCAGCAAGCACGACACGTAG